The Rickettsiales bacterium genomic sequence CATAATGATTGTTTTATTATTTCCGATAATAAATTATCTTTTTTTACAGGAAATAGGCTCTGGGTTTTCAAGATTTTGGGTGAATGAAATTTTCGCAATGGCACGCTGGCCAATCCACCTTATCTCTACAATTGGTGTTTTTGGAGCAAAATTAAAATGGCGAAGCTCTAAGAAAAATCTCAAAGGTAAAATTAATTTAGGATTAATGATGCCTCAATTAATTTTATTAGCGGTGAATATTTTTGCGATTATTTATTCTATTATAAAATTAACAAAAGATTTTAATTATGGGCCAGTTGCTAAATATTTTTTAAGTTATATCAACCCAGAAAAATTTCAACATTCTGAACTTGATATTTATAAATCTTTCGGCGAAGGATACACCATTGAGTTATTTGCCATAGCTGGCTTTTGGGCTTTATTTAATTGCATTAAAGTTATAGTTTTTACTATAAAAGTTATTAAAGATTCAAAAAACACTCATAAGTTTTTTAGGTTTGATATTCCAGCACCAATTATAATTAATGGTGATAAAAATAATTTTAGAATAACAAAAAAAATCTCAGAAGATTGGATTGAATTTTATGATTCTAACCCAAAAAAATATTCTCATTCTGAAATTATAGAAATTAAATTATTTATGCCTTTTGGTGAGATTATATTTTCTGCCAAAATTGAAAATATTGAAAAAAATAGTATTTCAGCAAGTATAATTTGGGGCTCAAATGATGATAGGGATATTCTTGCAAATAGCCTATATTCAATAGATTGGCATAGAGAATTTTTGAATCGTAATAAATTTTTTACTACCCCTTTGGAATTCTTAAAATCAATATTATCGTTTAAGTTTCTAAGTAAATCAGAAGAAAAAAATTGGAATGCGGCTTTGATAAATTTTGATAAAAATAATCTTAAATATGCAGTTATAAAAGAAATTACCAAAGATGAATTTTATATAATTTGCTTTGAAAACCTGCCTTTAGGTAAAACAATAAATTTAGAAATATTTTTAGCTGATTCCTCAAATAAGAAAACCCTTTCAGTTTGCACTGAGGAAGGGTTTTCTTGCCTTTCAACTAAAGGCCTAGATAATGTGGAAGCAAAAAAATATAGATTAAAGAAATTATATTAAAATCTTCTAGTAAAGTTAAAGCCACCATAAATGCTTTGTTCTGCAACTCCAGAGGCAAATGCATAACCAGAACTTAAACTTAAAATAACATCGCCAATTTCTATATTACCAAGAAAACCACCAACGCGTTGCTGATGGAAGCCTTCATTTCCTAAAAAGGCAACTTCAGGGCCAAATGCAAAGCCACCAAAATCATAGCCAACATTAGCTAATGTGAAATATGTATCAAAACCAGTTGAATAAGCACCAATTGCATTTGTAACTACATTGTTAAAATTAGCATAATACTCAACTTGAGATTTTAAGCCAAACTCGGTGCCTCTAACTTCTGCATTGTAATCTTTTGGAGATAATTGGTGATTTTCCCAACTGCCACCAACATAAAATTTTAGAGTTTGATTATTTTGGAAGAAAGCCTGATAGCCACCTAATAAATCAATGCTACCAAAATTAGTTTCTACATCACCACCAGCAACATTTCTATTATCATAATCATATTGACCAGCACCCGCACTGCCACGAACAAGAAAACCTTCTTGAGTTATATCACCATTAGTTGCAGTTACTGCACCAATAAAGCCATGGCTTGCATCTTTGATAAAGCTTGCCCCACCAAAAACATCAGAAGAAGCTGAATTTGAAGCAGTTGAATATAATGCAATTAAGCCTAAGCCTAAAATAGCAGAAGTGACTTTTAAGTTTTTCATTTTTTGTAGTTTTTTTATGGTTTTTAACAACTAATTGTTCAGTAAAGCATTATAACAAATTTGCAAATGGTAAATTGTTGGGTATTAAGTTTGCTACCTCAAAATTTCAATAGCATCACGGATTGTGAAGGCTTTTTCATAAATGGCTCGGCCAGAAATAACTCCTGCAACGCCATCTTTTTCTATAGCTTTGAGAAGCCTTAAATCATCTAAGCTAGAAACCCCACCAGAAGCGATAACTGGGATTTTAGTTGCTTTCGCAAGTTTGCTAGTGCCTGAAATATCAGCCCCTTGCATCGCACCATCTTTAGAAATGTCAGTGTAAATTATTGAGGCAACGCCTGAATCTTCAAATTTTTTGGCGAGTTCTTCAGTGGTAATTTCACTCTCCTTCGCCCAGCCTTCAACGGCTACAAAGCCATTTTTTGCATCAACGCCAACTACAATTCTATGCGGAAATTTTTTGCACGCTTCTTTAACAAAATCAGGATTTTTAACAGCGGCTGTGCCGAGTATCACCCTTGAAACACCAGCCTCAAGCCAGCTTTCAATGGTTGCAAT encodes the following:
- the bcsS gene encoding cellulose biosynthesis protein BcsS — translated: MKNLKVTSAILGLGLIALYSTASNSASSDVFGGASFIKDASHGFIGAVTATNGDITQEGFLVRGSAGAGQYDYDNRNVAGGDVETNFGSIDLLGGYQAFFQNNQTLKFYVGGSWENHQLSPKDYNAEVRGTEFGLKSQVEYYANFNNVVTNAIGAYSTGFDTYFTLANVGYDFGGFAFGPEVAFLGNEGFHQQRVGGFLGNIEIGDVILSLSSGYAFASGVAEQSIYGGFNFTRRF
- the hisA gene encoding 1-(5-phosphoribosyl)-5-[(5-phosphoribosylamino)methylideneamino]imidazole-4-carboxamide isomerase, which gives rise to MLFFPAIDLKDGNCVRLYKGDMEKATIFSNSPENQAKIFQEEGADYLHIVDLNGAFAGKPVNDEAVRKIIANIEIPVQLGGGIRNIATIESWLEAGVSRVILGTAAVKNPDFVKEACKKFPHRIVVGVDAKNGFVAVEGWAKESEITTEELAKKFEDSGVASIIYTDISKDGAMQGADISGTSKLAKATKIPVIASGGVSSLDDLRLLKAIEKDGVAGVISGRAIYEKAFTIRDAIEILR